The Helicobacter ganmani nucleotide sequence CCTCTCTACCTTGCATTTTACGAAATGCCTCAATCTTTTTCTGTTTAAACATTTCTGTGCTTTGCTCTTTTGCTTTTACTCGTTGCTCTTGCTCTGCTTCTTTTGTTTGCGTTTGTGCGTTTGCACCCGAAGTATTTGTTTGTAAATCTCTTGGTTTAAGTTTAATGAAGCTCTCTTTTTGTAAGAATTGACAAGTGAGGGAATATTCATTAATCAAAAAATTATCACTTTTACTTCTTGTTTCTAAATGCTGAATCCTTGAATCTTTGTGCATTTTTTCTTTTATTTGTTTTTCTAGCTCTAAACTTCTATTGTTCATTAATTTTTGGATAAATTTTTGATTCTTTTGTAAATTTTCTATGTAGCTTTTTATCTCATAGGATTCTAGCGGAGAATTTTGCAAGAGGTAAATATTTTTTTCTAATTCTTTATATCCTTTTGCAAGTTTAAATGCATTTGTTTTTAGTGCGGGATTGTAAGTTTTTAAAAAATCTAAGTCATTTTCTTTGATGACTTTACGATAATTGGTCTCAATTTCTTTGGTTTGTTTCTTGATAGCAGATTTCACTAAAAAATATTCTTTGATTTGTGTTTTACTCGCACCTTTATGATTTGGATACAATTTTTCATAATTTTTAATAAAATCTTTTTGGATAAAAACATTGTGTGTTGTGCCATAGAGAACTTTTATTTGCATATTTTTAAAATTTAATTGTTGTTTTTCAAGCAAATTTAATTCTTTTAATTCTCTTGCAATGGTAAATTTTTGCTCTTTTAGAGATTGATTGATTTTTTTAAGCTCTTGTAGTGTTTGAAATTTTTTCTTATTTTTTTGCTCTGTGTATTGCACAAGTAAATCAATTAAATTTGATTTTTGCTTGTAGAGATTTTCATTTTCTTTAATCAAGTTTGCAATTTTCTCCCTTTTATTTTCTATGTCTTTGTAATTTTTTGTTTTAAAATCATATTCATCATAATAACTTTTAAAAAATTCTCTAAAATCTGTTTGGAGAGTATCCATTCTTTCTTTTTTTCTTTGAAATGAAGCTTCTAAATTTTTTTCTAATGCACTTTTGTTTTCATAATTTAATCCTCTTGCTCTTAAAGAATAAGCAAAATCATCTCTAATATCAGAGAAAAATTCTTTTATATCTCCTTTGTTTTTAAAGTGAATTTTTTTATTTGTTAGAAAATTTCTTTTATTCACAATGATATGAATATGTGGATTGTTTTGATGAGTGTGTAGAATCATTGCGTATTTGTATCCAAAAAAATTTTGTTGCATTACTTCGCTTACACTTGCTTGTAGTTTTTCTAAATTTTGCTGCGTGGCTCTCTCTTTGATTGAAAAACATAAATGCCAAGCTTCTTTAGAATTTTCATTATCGCTAAAATTTTTCCCCCATTCTTGCAAAATTTCTTTTGTGGTAACTAGCTCTCCATTTTCATTGATTGCAAAAGAGTTTTCAGAATTTCTAATGCAATAAGAGATAGCATTTTTTACCCCTTTTTTACCTAAATTTGAAAGTAACTTTACAACCACTGCTTGAGATTTATTTGCTTTAGAAAATTTATAATTTAAACTTTTACCAAAAACAAGTTTTGCTTTTTGGAATTTTATTTCTTTACTAGAAGCAGATTTAATTTTTTTGTAATCCTCTAAAAAAGTATCAGGATTGTATTTTAAATTTGCAAAACCAAAATCTAAATTTTCATCAAAGTGCATAAAAAATTCCTAAAAAAGTTTATAAAAGTCTTAGAAAAAAGTATAGCCAAAAATTAAAACCCTTAGCAATATGCAGGATAACCCTTTTTATATATATAAAATTGCTTGTAAATCCGATTGTATCGGAATTTCAAGGCAAGATTTTAGAGTTTTTACAAAAATCTAAAATGGGAGAAAAAGTTTTTGAATCTTTTTGAAAAGTAAAAGAGAAAAAGAATCCTTAAATTTTCATTAAAATGCAATTTAAGACAAAAGAAGTTGCTTTTAAGAATAGAAGTAAAAATTTAAACAACATTAGCAAAAGAGTTTAAATAACACGGATAAAAGATTCAAAAACAAAAGCAAAGTTTTATAACATAAGCAAATTTTTAAAAGCAGGAGTAAAAATTCCAACAACACGAGTAAAAGTTTTTCAACAAAAGTAAAATCATAGCAACATAAGTTCTACTCTACAACACAAATAAAATTCTAAGAATTTCTGTAAAGATTTGAGAACAGAAGTAAAGTTCTGCAATATAAGTAAAATTTAAAAAAGAAGTAAAAATGAAAATTTTTAGAAAATTTTATAAAACAACTTTTTGGGGATTAAATTTAGCTTAAAATCTCATTCTATACGCTTTTATAAAATATAAAATCAATCTTAAATTACACAAGATTCTTTTAAGAGAAACTTCGTAATAAACGAGCTTTCCTAAGAAAAAAAATCCCCAAAAAGTTGTTTTGTTTTTCTCTTTTTTTCTCACTACACTTCCACAAATTTATTTCAAAAGGATTTTTATGAAAAGATTTTTTCAAAAAATTTGGTTAGCTTTTTTGTTGGCTCCTGTGTTTTTGTTTGGTGCAAAGGGGGGTAATGTTATGAGCAATCTTGTAGATGGTTTTAACGACCAAGTAACAGAAGCAGGAAGTGGAATCGCAAGTGGGATTAATACTTTTGCAACCGTTATGGGTGTGCTTTGGATAATCATTATGCTTTTAATGGCATTTTTTAATATTGAGGGAATTAAAAATCACGCGAAAAGTTTAATTGGTGCATTGATTATTATCGGCATTGTTTATGGATTAAGTGCGGCGGCAATGTAATGATTAAAACAAGCTGTTTTCAAGATTTAACAAGAAAAACTAAAATCAAAGGATTAACTACAACTTCGTGGTTAATCTTAATTGTCGTTGGTTTTGCTTGTTGGTTTATCTTTTTACTTTATTCGCTTGTCATTGTTGCTTTATTGTATGGAGTTTTATTTCTACTTGAATATTTTGATGAGGATATTTATCAAATTTTAGAATTAAATTTGAAAATTTCTCATAAAAAATATTATGCTTAAAGGTTTTTTAATGGCTGGAATCATTGAAGTGCTAAGAAACTTAAAATCAAAAAAACAAGAAAAATCTATTAAAAATCATCAAAATATTTTTAAAAATTTGAATCTAAATCAAATCAATAAAGTTGCAGATGAAATTTTAACACTAAAAGAGCCTGAAGTTTTTACTCTTGCAAAAGAAAATAATCTTGCGTGTAAATATCAAGATATTTTTCTCCTAACAAGAGACAATAATCTAAGCATTGGTATTGAATTAAAAGGTGCAAGTTA carries:
- a CDS encoding relaxase/mobilization nuclease domain-containing protein — its product is MHFDENLDFGFANLKYNPDTFLEDYKKIKSASSKEIKFQKAKLVFGKSLNYKFSKANKSQAVVVKLLSNLGKKGVKNAISYCIRNSENSFAINENGELVTTKEILQEWGKNFSDNENSKEAWHLCFSIKERATQQNLEKLQASVSEVMQQNFFGYKYAMILHTHQNNPHIHIIVNKRNFLTNKKIHFKNKGDIKEFFSDIRDDFAYSLRARGLNYENKSALEKNLEASFQRKKERMDTLQTDFREFFKSYYDEYDFKTKNYKDIENKREKIANLIKENENLYKQKSNLIDLLVQYTEQKNKKKFQTLQELKKINQSLKEQKFTIARELKELNLLEKQQLNFKNMQIKVLYGTTHNVFIQKDFIKNYEKLYPNHKGASKTQIKEYFLVKSAIKKQTKEIETNYRKVIKENDLDFLKTYNPALKTNAFKLAKGYKELEKNIYLLQNSPLESYEIKSYIENLQKNQKFIQKLMNNRSLELEKQIKEKMHKDSRIQHLETRSKSDNFLINEYSLTCQFLQKESFIKLKPRDLQTNTSGANAQTQTKEAEQEQRVKAKEQSTEMFKQKKIEAFRKMQGREV
- a CDS encoding VirB3 family type IV secretion system protein, encoding MIKTSCFQDLTRKTKIKGLTTTSWLILIVVGFACWFIFLLYSLVIVALLYGVLFLLEYFDEDIYQILELNLKISHKKYYA